One window of Triticum dicoccoides isolate Atlit2015 ecotype Zavitan chromosome 5A, WEW_v2.0, whole genome shotgun sequence genomic DNA carries:
- the LOC119302583 gene encoding 7-deoxyloganetin glucosyltransferase-like, producing MDPAAGEKPHAVCLPFPAQGHITPMMKLAKVLHCRGFHVTFVSTEYNHRRLVRSRGPSAAAGLPGFVFATIPDGLPSSDADATQDPASLSYSTMTTCLPHFKNLLAGLNGSASGVPPVTCVVADGLMSFAVDAARELGVPCALFWTASACGYMGYRNFRPLIDRGIIPLKDEEQLTNGFMDMAVDWAPGLSKHMRLKDFPTFLRTTDRDDTLLTFQLHQVERAEAADAVIINTMDELEQPALDAMRAIIPAIYTIGPLNSLADQIVPRGDPLRTVSSSLWKEDDVCLQWLDGKRARSVVYVNFGSVTVMSSHELAEFAWGLANSGQEFLWIVRPDVVKSSEAAGAALPPGFLEATRDRGLVASWCDQEAVLRHDAVCAFLTHSGWNSTVEALCGGVPMLCWPFFADQQTNCRYKCAEWGVAMEIGDNVRREVVQRRIEEAVGGEKGGEMRKRATEWREAAVRSTARSLTYLDSLIHGVLLSGKNG from the exons ATGGATCCCGCCGCCGGCGAGAAGCCGCACGCCGTGTGCCTGCCGTTCCCGGCGCAGGGGCACATCACGCCGATGATGAAGCTGGCCAAGGTCCTCCACTGCAGGGGCTTCCACGTCACCTTCGTCAGCACCGAGTACAACCACCGCCGCCTCGTCCGCTCCCGCGGCCCGAGCGCCGCCGCGGGCCTCCCCGGCTTCGTCTTCGCCACCATCCCCGACGGCCTGCCCTCGTCGGACGCCGACGCCACGCAGGACCCGGCGTCGCTCTCCTACTCCACCATGACCACCTGCCTCCCCCACTTCAAGAACCTGCTCGCTGGCCTCAACGGCAGCGCGTCCGGGGTGCCGCCGGTCACGTGCGTCGTGGCGGACGGCCTCATGAGCTTCGCCGTGGACGCCGCGAGGGAGCTCGGCGTGCCGTGCGCGCTCTTTTGGACGGCCAGCGCCTGCGGCTACATGGGCTACCGCAACTTCCGCCCTCTCATCGACCGGGGCATCATTCCCCTCAAAG ACGAAGAGCAGCTGACCAACGGGTTCATGGACATGGCGGTGGACTGGGCGCCCGGGCTGAGCAAGCACATGCGGCTCAAGGACTTCCCGACCTTCCTCCGCACGACGGACCGCGACGACACCCTGCTGACCTTCCAGCTACACCAAGTGGAGCGCGCCGAGGCGGCCGACGCCGTCATCATCAACACCATGGACGAGCTCGAGCAGCCGGCGCTGGACGCCATGCGCGCCATCATACCGGCCATCTACACCATCGGCCCGCTCAACTCCCTCGCCGACCAAATCGTCCCCCGCGGGGACCCGCTGCGCACGGTGAGCTCCAGCCTCTGGAAAGAGGACGACGTCTGCCTGCAGTGGCTCGACGGCAAGAGGGCCCGCTCCGTGGTGTACGTGAACTTCGGGAGCGTGACCGTGATGAGCAGCCACGAGCTGGCGGAGTTCGCGTGGGGGCTGGCCAACAGCGGCCAGGAGTTCCTCTGGATCGTCAGGCCGGACGTCGTGAAGAGCAGCGAGGCCGCCGGCGCCGCGCTGCCCCCCGGGTTCCTGGAGGCGACCAGGGACAGGGGCCTCGTGGCAAGCTGGTGCGACCAGGAGGCGGTGCTGCGGCACGACGCCGTGTGCGCGTTCCTGACGCACAGCGGGTGGAACTCGACGGTGGAGGCCCTCTGCGGCGGCGTGCCGATGCTGTGCTGGCCCTTCTTCGCGGATCAGCAGACCAACTGCCGGTACAAATGCGCCGAGTGGGGGGTGGCGATGGAGATCGGCGACAACGTGCGGCGGGAGGTGGTCCAGCGGAGGATCGAGGAGGCGGTGGGCGGGGAGAAGGGCGGGGAGATGAGGAAGAGAGCGACCGAGTGGAGGGAGGCGGCTGTCCGGTCCACGGCGAGATCGTTGACCTATCTTGATTCGCTCATCCATGGTGTGTTGCTAT